In the genome of Amia ocellicauda isolate fAmiCal2 chromosome 3, fAmiCal2.hap1, whole genome shotgun sequence, one region contains:
- the LOC136746541 gene encoding olfactory receptor 51I2-like codes for MENSTNIAVFTLHGLEETKSQHIFFAFTLLLYLLILFLNVMLISAIIIEKTLHEPMYIFICNLCVNGLYGTAGLYPKLLADFLSDPHVISYSGCFLQMFVIYSFVMCEFTILTVMAYDRYVAICKPLNYHSIMTSLTISKLLLFSWIFPFCETTIAILLTISWPLCGSHIDKLYCDNWSVVKLSCVDTTLNNVYGYIVIIAHVSQDLFVIYSYMQIIRACVKSSEERVKFMQTCLPHLISLISFTVSTLFDVLYSRYGSRTMPQPLRNFLAVEFLVIPPLLNPLIYGLKLSQIRRRVMRVFSREVDILK; via the coding sequence ATGGAAAATTCAACCAACATTGCAGTCTTTACACTCCATGGGTTAGAAGAAACAAAATctcaacacattttttttgcttttactcTTCTTCTTTATCTATTgatcctttttttaaatgtgatgcTGATCTCTGCAATCATCATTGAGAAAACCCTCCATGAGCCTATGTACATCTTCATCTGTAACCTGTGTGTCAATGGACTGTATGGAACTGCTGGTCTGTATCCTAAGCTCCTGGCTGACTTCCTCTCTGACCCTCATGTGATCTCATACTCTGGATGTTTCCTTCAGATGTTTGTTATCTACTCttttgtaatgtgtgaatttacCATTTTGACAGTGATGGCTTATGACAGGTATGTGGCAATATGCAAACCCTTAAACTATCATTCTATCATGACATCGCTAACTATCAGCAAGTTACTGTTGTTTTCTTGGATTTTTCCTTTCTGTGAAACAACAATTGCCATATTGTTAACTATCAGTTGGCCTCTATGTGGATCTCACATTGATAAACTGTACTGTGATAACTGGTCAGTTGTAAAGCTGTCTTGTGTTGATACAACACTTAACAATGTCTATGGATATATTGTAATAATTGCTCATGTTTCTCAAGATCTTTTTGTTATATATTCTTATATGCAGATTATTAGGGCTTGTGTAAAGTCTAGTGAAGAGAGAGTTAAATTCATGCAGACCTGTTTGCCCCATTTGATATCTTTAATCAGCTTCACTGTCAGCACACTGTTTGATGTATTGTACAGCCGATATGGATCAAGGACGATGCCACAGCCTCTTCGCAACTTCCTGGCAGTGGAATTTCTAGTCATCCCTCCTCTTTTAAATCCCCTCATATACGGCTTAAAACTGAGTCAGATTCGCAGGAGAGTTATGAGGGTGTTCAGCAGAGAAGTAGATATTCTAAAGTGA